A stretch of the Malus sylvestris chromosome 10, drMalSylv7.2, whole genome shotgun sequence genome encodes the following:
- the LOC126586007 gene encoding pentatricopeptide repeat-containing protein At4g18975, chloroplastic-like isoform X3 produces the protein MIVNSRYCIRCQFPLSGIDQITTTEAALLLGFGFPNCKTSLLWKKNYVHQTVAIHTSNVKFSYKQSRQALTSSKTTEKKIIKKAGKKEHHLWQKKDSAGSGQKAINLVRIVSSLPNEKETIFGALDKWTAWETEFPLIAAAKALIILRKRSQWVRVIQVAKWMLSKGQGATMGTYDTLLLAFDMDQRVDEAESLWNMILHTHTRSISRRLFSRMISLYHHHDMQSKIIEVFADMEELGVRPDEDTVRRVARAFQELGQEENKKLFLRRYHCKWKYIHFKGERVKVRRTNAWDEDNNLSN, from the exons ATCACAACTACTGAAGCAGCTTTGTTGTTGGGGTTCGGCTTCCCTAATTGCAAAACTTCTCTCTTGTGGAAG AAAAATTATGTACATCAGACGGTGGCTATACATACATCCAATGTCAAGTTCTCCTACAAGCAAAGTAGACAAGCTTTAACTAGTTCCAAAACAACTGAGAA GAAAATAATCAAGAAGGCAGGAAAGAAAGAGCACCACTTATGGCAGAAAAAGGACTCTGCCGGGTCTGGGCAAAAGGCAATCAATCTCGTCAGAATT GTCTCCAGTCTTCCTAATGAGAAAGAGACCATTTTTGGAGCATTAGATAAATGGACAGCTTGGGAGACAGAGTTTCCATTGATTGCAGCAGCGAAGGCCTTGATAATCTTAAGGAAGAGGAGTCAATGGGTTCGTGTAATTCAA GTAGCAAAGTGGATGTTGAGCAAAGGCCAAGGAGCAACAATGGGAACGTATGACACCCTTCTGCTGGCATTTGATATGGATCAGAGGGTCGATGAGGCTGAATCACTGTGGAACATGATTCTGCACACGCATACACGCTCCATCTCAAGGCGGTTGTTTTCTAGGATGATCTCTTTGTATCATCATCACGACATGCAAAGCAAGATAATAGAG GTATTTGCAGACATGGAGGAGTTAGGTGTAAGACCAGATGAAGATACTGTCAGGAGAGTGGCACGTGCTTTCCAGGAATTAGGGCAAGAGGAGAACAAAAAACTCTTTTTGAGAAGATACCACTGTAAATGGAAGTACATTCACTTTAAGGGTGAAAGGGTTAAAGTAAGAAGAACTAATGCATGGGATGAAGATAATAACTTAAGCAACTGA
- the LOC126586007 gene encoding pentatricopeptide repeat-containing protein At4g18975, chloroplastic-like isoform X4, which translates to MVYCIRCQFPLSGIDQITTTEAALLLGFGFPNCKTSLLWKKNYVHQTVAIHTSNVKFSYKQSRQALTSSKTTEKKIIKKAGKKEHHLWQKKDSAGSGQKAINLVRIVSSLPNEKETIFGALDKWTAWETEFPLIAAAKALIILRKRSQWVRVIQVAKWMLSKGQGATMGTYDTLLLAFDMDQRVDEAESLWNMILHTHTRSISRRLFSRMISLYHHHDMQSKIIEVFADMEELGVRPDEDTVRRVARAFQELGQEENKKLFLRRYHCKWKYIHFKGERVKVRRTNAWDEDNNLSN; encoded by the exons ATCACAACTACTGAAGCAGCTTTGTTGTTGGGGTTCGGCTTCCCTAATTGCAAAACTTCTCTCTTGTGGAAG AAAAATTATGTACATCAGACGGTGGCTATACATACATCCAATGTCAAGTTCTCCTACAAGCAAAGTAGACAAGCTTTAACTAGTTCCAAAACAACTGAGAA GAAAATAATCAAGAAGGCAGGAAAGAAAGAGCACCACTTATGGCAGAAAAAGGACTCTGCCGGGTCTGGGCAAAAGGCAATCAATCTCGTCAGAATT GTCTCCAGTCTTCCTAATGAGAAAGAGACCATTTTTGGAGCATTAGATAAATGGACAGCTTGGGAGACAGAGTTTCCATTGATTGCAGCAGCGAAGGCCTTGATAATCTTAAGGAAGAGGAGTCAATGGGTTCGTGTAATTCAA GTAGCAAAGTGGATGTTGAGCAAAGGCCAAGGAGCAACAATGGGAACGTATGACACCCTTCTGCTGGCATTTGATATGGATCAGAGGGTCGATGAGGCTGAATCACTGTGGAACATGATTCTGCACACGCATACACGCTCCATCTCAAGGCGGTTGTTTTCTAGGATGATCTCTTTGTATCATCATCACGACATGCAAAGCAAGATAATAGAG GTATTTGCAGACATGGAGGAGTTAGGTGTAAGACCAGATGAAGATACTGTCAGGAGAGTGGCACGTGCTTTCCAGGAATTAGGGCAAGAGGAGAACAAAAAACTCTTTTTGAGAAGATACCACTGTAAATGGAAGTACATTCACTTTAAGGGTGAAAGGGTTAAAGTAAGAAGAACTAATGCATGGGATGAAGATAATAACTTAAGCAACTGA
- the LOC126586005 gene encoding subtilisin-like protease SBT5.6 — protein sequence MRKVFILSLLLLLPLLASCAEQKKVYIVYFGEHSGGKALHEIEDTHHSYLLSVKETEEDARASLLYSYKHSINGFAAVLTQDEASNLSDLEEVVSVWASHPKKYSMHTTRSWEFSGIIEEEERHWIDKMGGDFLSKARYGKDIIVGLLDSGVWPESKSFRDEGMGPIPKPWKGICQSGPGFNSSHCNRKLIGARYYVKGFEQFYGHLNASEDYRSPRDMDGHGTHTSSTVAGRVVPNTSALGGFALGTASGGAPLARLAIYKVCWAIPGQSKADGNTCFEEDMLAAIDDAIGDGVDVLSISIGTKKPVNYTNDGIAIGALHATKKNIVVACSAGNNGPAPSTLSNPAPWIITVGASSLDRAFVAPVVLGNGITIEGETVTPSKLEENKKYPLVYAADVINSGVPKDMAGQCLPGSLSPEKVKGNIVLCMRGSGMRVGKGMEVKRAGGVGFILGNSAANEVEISCDAHVIPATAVLYEDANRILQYINSTKIPTATIIPARTVFNRKPAPFMAAFTSRGPNLIDPNFLKPDITAPGLNILAAWTEADPPTKLSGIDHRVVQYNIYSGTSMSCPHVAAAAVLVKAIHPTWSSAAIRSAIMTTAEIRNKLGLPLKDESGSVATPFAYGAGHFRPTKAADPGLVYDASYKDYLQYICSIGVAKNVDPTFNCPKSPPTAINLNYPSIAIPKLKDTMTIKRTVTNVGDSKSIYFFTSKPPLGISIKASPSMLFFDHFGQKKSFTVTVKARREMLSKQGNEYVFGWYTWTDGLHTVRSPIAVSLA from the exons ATGAGGAAAGTCTTCatcctctctctccttctcctccttcctctcttAGCCTCATGTGCAGAACAAAAAAAG GTCTATATAGTGTATTTTGGCGAACACAGTGGAGGGAAAGCACTGCATGAAATTGAGGACACCCATCACTCGTATTTGCTCTCTGTGAAAGAAACAGAAGAAGATGCCAGAGCTTCTTTGCTTTACAGTTACAAGCACAGCATCAATGGCTTTGCAGCTGTCCTCACCCAGGACGAAGCTTCCAATCTATCTG ACTTGGAAGAAGTTGTGTCTGTGTGGGCTAGCCACCCAAAAAAGTACTCTATGCACACCACAAGGTCTTGGGAGTTTTCAGGCATaatagaagaggaagagaggcaTTGGATAGACAAGATGGGAGGAGACTTCTTATCCAAAGCCAGATATGGCAAGGACATCATAGTTGGGCTCCTTGATAGTG GTGTCTGGCCAGAATCAAAGAGCTTTAGGGATGAAGGAATGGGGCCCATTCCAAAACCATGGAAGGGAATCTGCCAATCAGGACCTGGTTTTAATTCATCTCACTGTAACAG GAAGCTGATAGGAGCTCGCTACTACGTCAAAGGTTTTGAGCAATTCTACGGTCATTTAAATGCCTCGGAGGATTACCGATCACCTCGTGACATGGATGGCCACGGAACACACACAAGCTCAACCGTTGCAGGCCGAGTCGTTCCCAACACCTCAGCCCTGGGTGGTTTTGCCCTAGGCACGGCCTCTGGCGGTGCCCCattggcacgccttgccatataCAAAGTGTGTTGGGCAATACCAGGCCAGTCCAAGGCAGATGGCAACACATGCTTTGAGGAAGACATGTTGGCAGCCATTGATGATGCAATAGGTGATGGTGTTGATGTACTGAGCATATCAATTGGGACAAAAAAACCTGTAAATTACACCAATGATGGCATTGCTATTGGAGCATTGCATGCCACCAAGAAGAACATTGTGGTGGCATGTAGTGCTGGGAACAATGGCCCTGCTCCATCTACTCTTTCAAATCCGGCTCCATGGATAATCACAGTTGGTGCTAGCAGCCTCGACCGGGCATTCGTCGCTCCGGTTGTGCTTGGAAATGGGATCACAATTGAG GGAGAAACAGTGACACCAAGCAAGCTGGAAGAGAATAAGAAGTACCCTTTAGTATATGCTGCAGATGTTATTAACTCTGGTGTACCAAAAGATATGGCAGG ACAATGCCTACCAGGCTCTCTTTCACCTGAGAAGGTGAAGGGAAATATAGTTTTGTGCATGAGAGGAAGTGGGATGAGAGTTGGAAAAGGCATGGAAGTGAAAAGGGCAGGAGGAGTTGGATTTATATTAGGAAACAGTGCAGCAAATGAGGTTGAAATTTCCTGTGATGCTCATGTTATTCCTGCCACTGCAGTGCTTTATGAAGATGCCAATAGAATTCTTCAATACATCAACTCTACCAAAATTCCAACGGCTACTATTATACCAGCAAGGACTGTTTTCAATAGAAAGCCAGCTCCCTTCATGGCTGCATTCACTAGCAGAGGCCCCAATCTCATTGACCCTAACTTTCTCAAG CCAGATATCACAGCTCCAGGGCTGAATATATTGGCGGCGTGGACTGAGGCTGATCCGCCAACCAAGTTGTCCGGTATAGATCATCGAGTTGTTCAGTATAATATATACTCTGGAACTTCAATGTCTTGCCCTCATGTAGCAGCTGCAGCAGTACTTGTCAAAGCAATCCACCCTACTTGGAGCAGTGCTGCCATAAGATCTGCTATCATGACCACAG CTGAAATAAGAAACAAATTGGGTTTACCATTGAAAGATGAATCAGGAAGTGTTGCTACTCCCTTTGCATATGGGGCCGGACACTTTCGTCCCACGAAGGCAGCAGACCCCGGCCTTGTATACGATGCTTCGTACAAGGACTATCTTCAATACATTTGCAGTATAGGAGTAGCCAAGAACGTCGATCCAACATTCAATTGTCCAAAATCACCACCAACAGCAATCAACCTGAACTACCCTTCCATTGCAATCCCCAAACTAAAGGACACCATGACCATCAAGAGGACAGTCACAAATGTTGGCGACAGCAAAAGCATTTACTTCTTTACCTCCAAGCCGCCTTTGGGAATCTCCATTAAGGCATCCCCGAGCATGTTGTTCTTCGATCATTTCGGCCAGAAGAAGAGCTTCACCGTAACAGTTAAAGCAAGAAGAGAGATGCTTAGCAAGCAAGGCAATGAGTATGTCTTTGGGTGGTACACTTGGACCGATGGACTCCACACTGTGAGGAGTCCCATTGCAGTGTCTTTAGCATAA
- the LOC126584148 gene encoding alpha,alpha-trehalose-phosphate synthase [UDP-forming] 1-like — protein sequence MPGNNYNCNPSTPRSRLERLLRERELRRSNRVSQSNEDGNRQAEFVGSDAFFTEGENLGVSSEDDFPEGVSATKFFIDGCEWKEGRPPKQRLLVVANRLPVSAVRKGEDSWQLEISVGGLVSALLGVKEFDARWIGWAGVNVPDSVGQKALTKALAEKRCIPVFLDEEIVHQYYNGYCNNILWPLFHYLGLPQEDRLATTRSFQSQFDAYKKANQMFADVVHEHYQEGDVVWCHDYHLMFLPKCLKEHNNKMKVGWFLHTPFPSSEIHRTLPSRSELLRSVLAADLVGFHTYDYARHFVSACTRILGLEGTPEGVENQGKLTRVAAFPIGIDSDRFIRALELPQVQDHMKELKERFAGRKVMLGVDRLDMIKGIPQKILAFEKFLEENLNWRDKVVLLQIAVPTRTDVPEYQKLTSQVHEIVGRINGRFGTLTAVPIHHLDRSLDFHALCALYAVTDVALVTSLRDGMNLVSYEFVACQASKKGVLILSEFAGAAQSLGAGAILVNPWNITEVAASIGYALNMAADEREKRHHHNFMHVTTHTSQEWAATFVSELNDTIVEAQLRTRQVPPILPIKVAVDRYLQSSNRLLILGFNATLTEPKDTFGRRGGQIREMELKLHPDLKEPLKKICDDSKTTIVVLSGSDRSVLDYNFGDYNMWLAAENGMFLRLTMGEWMTTMPENLNMDWVDSVKHVFEYFTERTPRSHFELRETSLVWNYKYADIEFGRLQARDLLQHLWTGPISNASVDVVQGGRSVEVRAVGVTKGAAIDRILGEIVHNKGMKAPIDYVLCIGHFLPKDEDVYTFFEPELPVEAPPTVPTRPPSPTPGMSSAPLPRISTSKSNSKAARLKKQRSLSTLEKRASIHAIGSAWRPTLMRDKMSLHEGSSVLDLKGDNYFSCAVGRKRSSARYLLGSSDDVVTLLKELAEGS from the exons ATGCCAGGAAATAATTATAACTGCAATCCTTCCACACCAAGAAGTAGATTGGAAAGGCTTCTCAGGGAAAGAGAGCTAAGGAGATCAAACCGCGTTTCGCAATCAAATGAAGATGGAAACAGACAGGCAGAATTCGTAGGGAGTGATGCATTTTTCACCGAGGGTGAAAATTTAGGTGTATCCAGTGAGGACGATTTTCCGGAAGgagtttcagcaacaaaattttttattgatggatgTGAATGGAAAGAGGGACGGCCTCCTAAACAGCGTTTACTGGTGGTGGCTAATAGGTTACCTGTCTCTGCTGTTAGGAAGGGAGAGGACTCATGGCAGCTTGAGATAAGTGTCGGAGGACTAGTCAGTGCACTTTTAG GCGTGAAGGAGTTCGATGCCAGGTGGATTGGTTGGGCTGGTGTAAATGTACCAGATAGTGTTGGACAAAAAGCATTGACTAAAGCTTTAGCTGAAAAG AGGTGCATCCCGGTGTTTCTTGACGAAGAAATTGTTCATCAATATTACAATGGCTACTGTAACAACATCTTGTGGCCTCTTTTCCATTATCTTGGACTTCCACAAGAAGACCGCCTTGCAACCACCCGAAGTTTCCAATCTCAGTTTGATGCGTATAAGAAGGCAAACCAAATGTTTGCTGATGTTGTACATGAACACTACCAGGAGGGGGATGTCGTTTGGTGCCATGATTACCACCTAATGTTTCTTCCTAAATGCCTAAAAGAACAtaacaacaaaatgaaagttgGTTGGTTTCTCCATACACCTTTTCCTTCCTCAGAAATACATAGGACGCTGCCATCTCGGTCAGAACTATTGAGATCGGTTCTTGCTGCTGATTTGGTTGG TTTCCATACATATGATTATGCAAGGCACTTTGTCAGTGCTTGCACTCGTATTCTTGGTTTAGAGGGTACACCTGAAGGAGTAGAGAATCAAGGAAAGCTGACTCGCGTGGCCGCG TTTCCAATTGGGATAGACTCAGACAGATTTATCCGAGCTCTAGAACTACCTCAAGTCCAGGACCACATGAAAGAACTGAAAGAAAGATTTGCTGGAAGAAAA GTAATGTTGGGTGTTGATCGTCTCGATATGATCAAGGGGATTCCTCAAAAGATTTTGGCGTTTGAGAAATTTCTCGAGGAAAACCTGAACTGGCGTGATAAAGTAGTCTTGCTGCAAATTGCTGTACCAACAAGAACAGACGTTCCTGAGT ATCAAAAGCTCACGAGTCAGGTTCATGAGATTGTCGGACGCATTAATGGGAGGTTTGGAACTCTTACTGCTGTTCCAATACATCATCTG GATCGATCTCTTGACTTTCACGCATTATGTGCACTATACGCTGTTACTG ATGTAGCGCTTGTTACATCTTTAAGGGATGGAATGAATCTTGTGAGCTATGAGTTTGTTGCTTGTCAAGCTTCCAAGAAAGGAGTTCTCATTTTAAGCGAG TTTGCAGGTGCAGCACAGTCTCTTGGTGCTGGGGCTATATTAGTGAATCCTTGGAATATCACTGAAGTCGCAGCTTCCATAGGTTATGCTTTGAATATGGCAGCTGATGAAAGAGAAAAGCGTCACCATCATAACTTCATGCACGTAACAACTCACACGTCGCAAGAGTGGGCTGCAACCTTTGTAAG TGAACTCAATGATACAATTGTCGAAGCTCAACTAAGGACGAGACAGGTTCCCCCCATACTTCCAATCAAAGTAGCAGTTGATCGTTATTTGCAATCCAGCAATCGATTACTTATACTG GGATTCAATGCCACTTTAACTGAACCGAAAGACACGTTTGGGAGAAGGGGTGGCCAAATCAGAGAAATGGAACTTAAATTGCACCCAGATCTCAAGGAACCCTTGAAAAAAATTTGTGATGACTCTAAGACAACAATTGTTGTTCTCAGTGGAAGTGACAGAAGCGTCTTGGACTAT AACTTCGGTGATTACAACATGTGGTTGGCAGCAGAAAATGGGATGTTCTTACGTCTTACAATGGGAGAATGGATGACAACAATGCCAGAAAATTTGAATATGGATTGGGTTGACAGCGTCAAG CATGTTTTTGAGTACTTTACTGAGAGAACACCACGGTCACATTTTGAGCTTCGTGAAACTTCACTTGTATGGAACTACAAGTATGCAG ATATTGAGTTTGGAAGGCTCCAAGCGAGAGATCTGCTGCAGCATCTGTGGACAGGCCCGATCTCAAATGCATCTGTTGATGTCGTCCAAGGTGGTCGATCTGTGGAGGTCCGAGCAGTTGGTGTTACAAAG GGTGCAGCTATCGATCGTATTTTAGGAGAAATAGTTCATAACAAAGGCATGAAGGCACCGATCGATTATGTCCTCTGCATTGGACACTTTCTACCAAAG GACGAAGATGTCTATACATTTTTTGAACCAGAGCTTCCTGTTGAGGCACCTCCAACTGTTCCTACAAGACCTCCTTCACCCACTCCAGGCATGTCATCTGCGCCACTGCCAAGGATTTCAACGAGTAAAAGTAACTCAAAGGCAGCTCGCCTTAAGAAACAACGGTCCTTGTCAACCTTAGAAAAGAGAGCTAGTATCCATGCAATCGGGAGTGCTTGGAGGCCAACGTTAATGCGTGATAAAATGTCACTCCACGAAGGTTCTTCCGTGCTTGACCTCAAGGGTGACAATTACTTCTCATGCGCTGTTGGGCGAAAGAGATCAAGTGCACGATATCTCCTTGGATCGTCAGACGACGTTGTCACACTGTTGAAAGAGCTGGCTGAAGGTTCATGA
- the LOC126584848 gene encoding uncharacterized protein LOC126584848: MAKTTPSRPTLLFLTVLLLTTAQPSQSFSYSQYRTLFSLAHSLMTRVANLRASRGDISGSERARAVASKLERGLEMGVWGFMRSAGWDYLRNYAWRDFPYTEVVYAVSDANELLRWLGDLTQRKSDSDRAAWVAQNYQSILRVSNSLLRRLLKVFYHSGALRDLVKTVQSEVVEGELLRDCLELGSNDLQGVVQILKDLGLKYGSTNHQEL; encoded by the exons ATGGCGAAAACGACGCCGTCGCGCCCCACCCTTCTCTTCCTCACCGTTCTCCTCCTGACCACAGCACAGCCCTCCCAATCCTTCTCCTACTCTCAGTACCGAACCCTCTTCTCCCTCGCCCACTCGCTCATGACGCGCGTGGCCAACCTCCGCGCATCACGCGGCGACATTTCGGGATCGGAGCGGGCCAGGGCCGTCGCGTCGAAGCTGGAGCGGGGGCTCGAGATGGGCGTGTGGGGGTTCATGCGGTCCGCCGGCTGGGACTACCTCAGGAACTACGCGTGGAGGGACTTCCCCTATACGGAGGTGGTATACGCCGTTTCGGACGCGAACGAGTTGCTGAGGTGGCTGGGTGACTTGACTCAGAGGAAATCGGATTCCGATAGAGCCGCTTGGGTCGCTCAGAATTACCAAAGTATCCTCAGGGTTTCCAATTCGCTGCTCCGTCGGCTCCTCAAAGTGTTCTATCATTCG GGAGCGTTGAGAGACTTGGTGAAGACGGTGCAGAGCGAGGTGGTGGAGGGCGAGCTTTTAAGGGattgtcttgaattgggctCCAATGATTTGCAAGGTGTTGTTCAAATCCTCAAGGATTTGGGATTGAAATACGGTTCCACCAACCATCAAGAACTATGA